The DNA sequence tttgcaaaaatttcaaacaaacttctttcactttgtctctatggggtattgtttgtagaattttgaggaaaataattcatGTACTCCATTTTGAAATAAAGCtgtaactagagctgcacgattctggctaaaatgagaatcacgatttttttgcttagaggatagatcacgattctctcgcgatttccgcggcgtaacatcatctttcacattaaaacaaaaaaaaaaaaaaaattgtgctaactttactgtttcgtttttttttttttaatttattgagaTTTAATttataggagattatggggtcacACAGTATACGCACACATGTTTCTATTTGCTAAGAAGGTAccggagaggtggggcagctataatctcgagatttttagaccaaaaggatgtcggtaggggacatttcagagacaggatgtaaaataaacacagatttttacatactgtcccttgttttactgaggctggcaaccttgatggggcccccgggcagtgcccgagtggccaaatggtcagtctgcccctgatagagataatatatatatatatatatatatatatatatatatatatatatatatatatatatatatatatatatatatagtttgggggttctagaaagaagtgtcagaaaaagatttagactttaagtggttaaacttcctgcatttacacgttgtttaaaacttggcagattgcccatttgtttacacagagaagttctatccctttgatctaagaaggaagttagttacaatgtttcaagttctaaacttggcagactgcccggatgctttcttttgacagctcgtcagaggggtgaatcgagatcacgatttaacgattaattgtgcagctctagctgtaacataacaaaatgtggaaaaagtgaagcgttgtgaataatGTCCGTATGCACCGTATCTATACAGCCTTAGTTCACTCTCATTTATGAATGAGATGGTCTTGTTTGATTCTCTTTTCACTTTGGAGAGTACCTATGTGTTCTACGTTTCATTATATGACCCATTGTCACTTATGTATCTCTATTACTATTATGATGGTCGCATGTATAGATCACAACCTGCTGTTCTTCCCATTTTATGTATGCAATGTATAAGACTAAATAAAAAGAGATTgaacataaaaatgtaaaaggaAGAGGGTCTAATATCAACTTAATTACTTTCTCCCCTCCCTTGCATTGCAGTGATTGGCCGCTCAGGTCCAAGCCTGCATTCTGGGAGGAGGGGAGATGGTCTCATGATCCCCTATAATGACAGTGCTGAGCAGACATGTAGCAGGGGAGTGTTGGTGGATGGGCCTTCAAGAGAACCTGtctttgtgaatgagtatagggaCAGATTCTACTTCATAAATGATTGGTAGATGCTCAGCAGAAACCCAGTCCCCACATCCACAGggagaggactacaagtcccaacatggcCTGACCACCCTATATAAGAGGGTCCCCCAATCTCCCTGCATGCCCTGACCACCCCAAATAGGAGGGTCCCCAATCTCCCAGCATCCCCTGACCACCCCAAATAGGAGGGTCCCCAATCTCCCAGCATGCCCTGGCCACCCCATATAGGAGGGTCCCCAATCTCCCTGCATCCCCTGACCACCCCATATAAGAGGGTCCCCCAATCTCCCTGCATACCCTGACCACCCCATATAAGAGGGTCCCCCAATCTCCCTGCATGCCCTGACCACCCCATATAGGAGGGTCCCCAATCTCCCTGCATCCCCTGACCACCCCATATAGGAGGGTCCCCAATCTCCTAGCATACCCTGACCACCCCATATAAGAGGGTCCCCCAATCTCCCTGCATGCCCTGACCACCCCATATAGGAGGGTCCCCAATCTCCCTGCATCCCCTGACCACCCCATATAGGAGGGTCCCCAATCTCCCAGCATGCCCTGACCACCCCATATAAGAGGGTCCCCCAATCTCCCTGCATACCCTGACCACCCCATATAAGAGGGTCCCCCAATCTCCCTGCATCCCCTGACCACCCCATATAGGAGGGTCCCCAATCTCCCAGCATGCCCTGACCACCCCATATAAGAGGGTCCCCCAATCTCCCTGCATACCCTGACCACCCCATATAAGAGGGTCCCCCAATCTCCCTGCATACCCTGACCACCCCATATAAGAGGGTCCCCCAATCTCCCTGCATACCCTGACCACCCCATATAAGAGGGTCCCCCAATCTCCCTGCATGCCCTGACCACCCCATATAAGAGGGTCCCCCAATCTCCCTGCATGCCCTGACCACCCCATATAGGAGGGTCCCCCAATCTCCCAGCATGCCCTGACCACTCCATATAGGAAGGTCCCCCAATCTCCCTGCATGCCCTGACCACCCCATATAGGAGGGTCCCCCAATCTCCCAGCATGCCCTGACCACCCCATATAGGAGGGTCCCCAATCTCCCTGCATCCCCTGACCACCCCATATAGGAAGGTCCCCCAATCTCCCTGCATGCCCTGACCACCCCATATAGGAGGGTCCCCCAATCTCCCAGCATGCCCTGACCACCCCAAATAGGAGGGTCCCCAATCTCCCAGCATGCCCTGACCACTCCATATAGGAAGGTCCCCCAATCTCCCAGCATGCCTTGACCATCAGCTGTCAGTGCACAGATCCCTCAGAATAAGGCCATCAGAGGTTGCTAGGGAAACCCAATCAGACACCCCTCCTACACAGATAGTTTCTCCCACACTCCTCCCCCCATGAGATGCTGAGTTGGTACGGTCCACCTACACCCATCTCCTGCCTGGCCTACGCAGTACAGGCTGCGCCGTTCACCTGCACGTGGTCTTGCCCACTCCTCCCTTCCCTCCTACGAAGATCCAGCGGAGGGAGCGTTGCTCTATCACATTGAGCAGGGTAGGTTCCAGCGGCTCCAcgtctggggcatcctcaaactctTCATCTACCGGCGCAGCCATCTTCAGTCAGACTCACGTGACCACAGACAGCCAACCCACACAGGGCCCGCACCACATCACACAGAGAAGGAAGGCCCCGCCTCAGCTGTCACCAATCCCGAAACGTCCCTGGCGCTGATTGGCCGGGAGACACGCCAATCAATGTCAGTCGCTTCATTTTCATAAGCGGCGTCCTATTGATGGACTGCACGGCGCTTCTAATACAGGATTGGTTGGAAGTGATCATTGGGCACGTCAGGGAAAACACGCCCAGATGCGTCTTCGCAGTCGATCTTCTGATTGGATTTGTGCTTGCAAAAGCAGCGTACAGATTGGCTAGTTTTTCTGTCCATCTTCTCTCCTCTGTGGGCTCGTCATTACGTAGCGTCGTCGTGAGTAAGCTGCCATTGGCTGTTGCTTGCCAGTCACCGACTCTGCGTAAGTCTAGAAATTTCTTCTTGCGGGTTACCGCTGTCCGCCATCTTGGAAAAGCTTTCCCGCTGGTTTTCTGGCTTGAACGTTGCGGCCTAGAGACCGGGGCGGCTGTGGCGGAGTGTCGGTGAGGTCTGGAGGCTCCGGGATGGCAGAGGAGAGCCCACGGCCGGAGTCAGGGGAGGAGagcgagggggaggaggagggagaggaagccGCAGAGGCCCCGGTGTTAGAGAAGAAAGAGGAGGCTCCGGAgtccgaggaggaagaggaggctgcCGCCACCCCCGAACCTCCACCACCGCCGcccgaggaggaggaagaagagaaggagcagGCCTCACCAGCCTCCACCGCGCCCCAGCCTCTCCTACCCACACCCCCGGCCTTCCCCCTCACCATGCCGGCCTACCCCGCCTACTACACCCCCGCGGCTCCGGCCTTCCCCTCCACCACCCCCGGGGTCAACGTCTTCGCCAACGACGGCAGCTTCCTGGAGCTCTTCAAGAAgaagatggagcaaggcccggccGGGAGCAAAGAGGAGGCCGCCACCGCCCCGGAGGAGAAGAAACCCCCCGAGCCCCAGAAGAGGAAGCCTATCAGCTTTGTAAGATCCCCGGAGATTCACCCCTCCATTGTACTCATTCGTGTGGTCACCGGAATCCCACATCTTGGGTTGTCaccggaacaggaagtgaggggaaatcttccaatggggacactagttctgaggagtccctcactttggaaggattttcttgaacttcctgttttggctgtgagacaggaagtgaggagaaatcgtcattcaatggggacactagttctggggattcTCTCaccttggagggatttcctctcactacctgttttggctatgagacaggaagtgaaggggaatccccCCAAATGGGGATGTTAGTGCTGGGGATTCCCTCGCTTTGGAAGGGTTTCCTCtcttttcctgttttggctatgagacaggaagtgaggagaaatcatcATTCAATGAGGACATTGGTGCtgaggattccctcactttggaagaatttcccctcacttcctgttttggctatgagacaggaagtgaaggggaatccccCCAAATGGGGATGTTAGTGCTGGGGATTCCCTcgctttggaaggatttcctctcactacctgttttggctatgagacaggaagtgaggagaagtcGTCATTCAATAGGGACACAAGTTCTGGGAAGTCTCTCACCTTTGAGAGATTTcttccacttcctgttttggctaggagacaggaagtgaaggggaatctccccaaatGAGGACATTAGTGctggggattccctcactttggaaggatttcctcacttcctgttttggctatgagacaggaagtgaggagaactcattcaatggggacattagttctgaggAGTCCCTCGCTTTGGAGGGTTTCCACTcccttcctgttttgactatgagacaggaagtgaagggaaatctcctcaaatggggacacaaatgacaaaaaaaaaatacactgacatGAGTTATactcctcccttactctatacagAATAAACCGTTTTTGTATAGTGATGGATTCATTTCTATATAGTTCACAGgatagcacagtggcttagtggtacGTCTGCCTTTctgcactggggtccttggtttgaatcccaattaggacactatctgcatggagtttgcatgttcacactccaaagacatgctggttaggTTATCCACCTGCTGACCAGTCATGTACTTTGTACATCACCGGTCTTCAGGTGGTTGTATCAGGATGATGCCTGCGGctcctggtaccgttttttttaTAAAGCCGGCAATCGTCTCTCTTGTAATAACAATCGctggattgctattacaagcagtgcgaagggacgtccccctcccgccaccttctggAGCTTGCTCGAGCTCTCCCGTCCGACCGGGAGACCTGAGCTACCAGCCGGCTCGTCCCCCTGCTGGCCAGACAGAGCCGGGATTGGCTGTTCTgtatagtaacccagaagcgatgacgtgacatcacttccagttcactGGGATGTCATCGGTGCCATTTTCAAAATATCAAAGGCATTCAAAAACGCCAATCTCAGTGTTTTTGAACGcttttaaagaggagctccttCAGACAAACAGGCGGGGATTCCTCTTTTGGGTGGCGCTCCGCTTTTAGTgtaaaggagagatgtggggtcttgtgGATTCCGGATCCCTCCATAATGCGTACCTGTCAAATGCCtaatgctgtcacaaggatgtttacattccttatgacagcagtaaaagtgatggaaaaaaaacaaagcaacaatgttaaaaaataatttaagtgAGCACTCGCACACAAAGACAAACGCGTACATTGGTCCCGCACACGAgcaaacagcgattgtcccacacatAAGAGGTATTCCCGTGAAAGTCAGagcatgggcagtaattctagcaccagacctcttctgtaaatggaaagtggcaacctgtaaagacttttaaagtgtaTTAAGAATAGttaaatttacattgtttgtcACCGTTGCACTGATTTGTGCAATTTTTAAGCACATCATCTATTTACTTgctgtaacatcttttatattacaaaaaaattgggttatgtattttattttatttttgacagctgtgagtgagcGGAGAACAGCTCTGCACTTGTTGCTTGAATGAATTGgtggaaatgccagattaagatcGTGAAGGGGACTGAATCGAgatcgcaaatttttttttttatttgtttaatcatgcagctctagtccGCGGGAGGACCGTACGTTGCACTCATGACTCAGATTATGGTTGCAATGCTCTTTGGGCTCCAGTGCAAAAATTTATTAaacatgtatttttaaaaattttttttaatttttttattttttttttaatgttattattatGGGTGCGTTTATTGAATTTTTGCATCGGTTGGACTGCTTTTTAAGAAGTTCGTTCTCTGCTCATTTGGGCCAAATCAGTAGTTTTGGATTATTGGCCCTCTTGCAGTCACTCCCTCGCTGATCAGAATGGTGGAATCTCAGTCACTAGCAAGGAGCTGTGATGAGTAAACGCCTTTCTGAGGTAgtcagataagttcacctttaaaaatttaattcacttttatttttttgacaggttaaaaaaaaataaaaattattttagttaatttttttttttttttttttcctaaggagCCTGCAGGGCATTGCATTTGTGAttagcagatcgtgggtgcaatctcaggctcccgCAGACATGCAGCTTAGCTGTCTCCTTGTACAAGCAGGAAGTTACCTGAGAATAGGAAGAATCGGTCAACGACTAGAGCGCTCACCAGCGCCCTTGTAGTTTAATCAGAACTACAAGTTGTCAGCCGCAGTAGACGATGGtatttgtagtttattcattcataaGAAACTATGAATGAAAGAtgcggctgtgtgggtggagccccgtaCAGAGAGGATCCGTTGTCACCAGTAAGAGGGGGGACGGGGGAGAGGTTGCGGATACTGGCACATGTTGCACCCTAAAAAATTTTATTGGTCAAATTCTGACCAATCTCCTCTTCCATCTCACCCATCTGTTAGCCGGTTAGTTGGCTTCATCAGGTGCATTGAATGGTGGGACTTGTGGAGCATAGGATAGTACTACCTGTCTACTTGTTCCTCCACAGGAGTCTGGATGGTCAGTTAGTGATGTCCTAAGTGGCCACAATTTTGGTTAATTTTTAGCAATAGCCAAGTTATCCAGGGCAAAATTTTAGtttgtgtaaggggggggggggggggagatataggatatgagaccctagagaataaaatggtggttgttgcaatattttatgttacactatatttgcgcagcagtcattcaaatgcaattttttgggaaaaaattacacttcaatgaattaaaaaaaaaaaaaaaaaaaacagtgaagctagcccaatttttttttttttttttttttttttttttttttttttgtataatgtgaaagattttacgctgcgagaatcgtgatgtttttattctaagcaaaaaaattgcgattctcattttggccagaatcgtgcagctctagcatatGTGTTTAATAAGTGCAAGGTTCATTACAATATGGATTCTTAAAACAAAGGTGCAAGCTGTCCTTTGGGGTTGTTTGACAGATGTAGTTGAGTGCATGCTAATTGAGAGAGAGTCCCCCTGTTCATATTCAGCTGACCTTTAAAGGCTTTAGCACCCCACAACTGGGATGTATAGAAGGAAGTGTGGAGAGTTGTTTGGTTTATTAAGCATTGCAGTTGGGGAGTGTCTTGTGCCTGTCTAACTGAGGCCTCCCTTATATTCTGTTATATAGAGGGACTCAGAGAGGCTGCAAGGGCTCGTATAACGGTTGCAGTCTTCTGTTCCTTCCACCCCCAGGTGGGCAGGCGTAGAGGAGGGGCGAAGCTGGCCCTGAAGACTGGCCTGGTAGCCAAGAAGCCAAAGACGGACGAGGAGGAGGTAAGAAGCTTCTACTTTGCATGTCCATGCTTCACATTTGTAAGAACAGTTGGAATGTGGTAACCAGTGTTCCCAGTACTTGTAATAAACTGGCAATTCTGGATACCTGTTTGTGAAACCCAATAGTTTGACTTAGAAGTGTTCATTTTTGTGTTACCTGGATGT is a window from the Aquarana catesbeiana isolate 2022-GZ linkage group LG03, ASM4218655v1, whole genome shotgun sequence genome containing:
- the TRIR gene encoding telomerase RNA component interacting RNase, whose product is MAEESPRPESGEESEGEEEGEEAAEAPVLEKKEEAPESEEEEEAAATPEPPPPPPEEEEEEKEQASPASTAPQPLLPTPPAFPLTMPAYPAYYTPAAPAFPSTTPGVNVFANDGSFLELFKKKMEQGPAGSKEEAATAPEEKKPPEPQKRKPISFVGRRRGGAKLALKTGLVAKKPKTDEEEVVVQKGGAWAQYMAEVKKYKAHQCSDDDKTRPLVK